From one Streptomyces sp. SCSIO 30461 genomic stretch:
- a CDS encoding IS5 family transposase (programmed frameshift), which translates to MGADLSRRLVPDGLWELVGPLLPSFKSRPQGGGTAPCDERAVFTAVVYVLTSGCAWRHLPETFGVSPATAHRRFTVWTEAGLWRRLHRAVLDQLGARGEVDWSSAIADAASVRAKKGGSLTGPNPVDRGKKGSKLHVLSEAQGIPLVVAVSAANTNDTLGLKPLIRGIPAVRSRRGPRRHRPGKLRADKAYFSAEHLAWLRERRIVPRIARPGIESSERLGRHRWKIERSIAWLFGYRRLTVRYERKGSHFLAFLGLAAALTGKLGGSTGMAMWPLGLCRRG; encoded by the exons GTGGGTGCTGATCTATCGCGGCGGCTGGTTCCTGACGGGCTGTGGGAATTGGTTGGACCGTTGCTACCGTCGTTCAAGTCCCGTCCGCAGGGCGGCGGGACTGCTCCGTGTGATGAGCGGGCCGTGTTCACCGCGGTCGTGTATGTACTGACCAGCGGGTGCGCCTGGCGGCACCTTCCCGAGACGTTCGGCGTGTCGCCCGCGACAGCCCATCGCCGGTTCACCGTATGGACCGAGGCGGGCCTGTGGCGCCGACTGCACCGCGCGGTACTGGACCAACTCGGCGCCCGGGGCGAGGTGGACTGGTCTTCAGCGATCGCCGACGCGGCGAGTGTGCGGGCGA AAAAGGGGGGTTCGCTGACCGGACCGAATCCGGTCGATCGCGGCAAGAAGGGCAGCAAACTGCACGTGCTGTCCGAAGCCCAAGGCATCCCCCTTGTCGTCGCGGTGTCCGCCGCGAACACGAACGACACGCTGGGACTGAAGCCGCTGATCCGCGGGATACCAGCGGTCCGCTCCCGACGAGGCCCCCGCCGGCACCGCCCGGGAAAGCTCCGCGCGGACAAGGCGTACTTCTCCGCCGAACACCTCGCCTGGCTCCGCGAGCGCCGCATCGTCCCGCGCATCGCACGGCCAGGCATCGAATCGAGCGAACGGCTCGGCCGCCACCGCTGGAAGATCGAACGATCCATCGCCTGGCTCTTCGGCTACCGCCGCCTCACCGTCCGGTACGAACGCAAGGGCTCCCACTTTCTCGCATTCCTTGGTCTTGCAGCCGCCCTGACCGGAAAACTCGGGGGTTCGACGGGCATGGCGATGTGGCCCCTGGGGCTGTGCCGACGGGGTTGA
- a CDS encoding aminotransferase class V-fold PLP-dependent enzyme, giving the protein MDTLGGAEFAPASTYLNTSSCGLLPRRSVEAVRRLAEQVASGWTGGSGSFETTEAVRASFGRIAGVAAERVALGGSVAVHVGLIAASLPAGAEVVSVEGEFSSVVTPFAARGDLKVRYAPLERIADAVGPGTALVALSAVQSADGRVADLTAVREAARGHGARVLLDASQSAGWLPLDAGEYDYTVTAAFKYLLCPRGASFLTVTEEAQRSLLPLHAGWLAAEDLSRGTYGPVEEFARSARRYDEPPAFLSYHAAEHSLALVERSGVERIHAHDTALAARFRRGLIELGHSPVPGDSAIVAVPGLGDRGPELARAGVVVSARAGNMRASFHLYNSEADVDRALDVLSG; this is encoded by the coding sequence GTGGACACTCTGGGAGGCGCCGAGTTCGCGCCCGCATCGACGTATCTGAACACCTCCAGCTGCGGGCTCTTGCCCCGACGTTCGGTCGAGGCCGTCAGACGACTCGCCGAGCAGGTTGCTTCCGGGTGGACCGGGGGCTCGGGCAGCTTCGAGACCACTGAGGCGGTCCGTGCCTCCTTCGGCCGGATCGCCGGTGTCGCGGCCGAGCGGGTGGCGCTCGGCGGATCGGTGGCCGTGCATGTCGGGCTGATCGCGGCCTCGTTGCCGGCCGGGGCGGAAGTGGTTTCAGTCGAGGGGGAGTTCAGCTCGGTGGTCACCCCCTTCGCTGCTCGCGGCGATCTGAAGGTGCGGTATGCGCCGCTGGAGCGGATCGCCGATGCGGTCGGTCCGGGGACGGCACTGGTCGCGTTGTCCGCCGTGCAGTCGGCGGACGGGAGGGTCGCCGATCTCACCGCCGTACGGGAGGCGGCGCGTGGCCATGGAGCCCGTGTCCTGCTCGATGCCAGCCAGTCCGCGGGCTGGTTGCCGCTGGACGCGGGGGAGTACGACTACACCGTCACGGCCGCGTTCAAGTACCTGCTCTGCCCGCGCGGGGCGTCGTTCCTCACGGTCACGGAGGAGGCGCAGCGGTCGCTGCTCCCGCTCCACGCGGGGTGGCTGGCGGCCGAGGATCTGTCGCGGGGCACCTATGGGCCGGTGGAGGAGTTCGCCCGGTCGGCACGGCGCTACGACGAGCCGCCGGCCTTCCTCTCGTACCACGCGGCGGAGCACTCACTCGCGCTGGTGGAGCGATCCGGGGTGGAGCGGATCCACGCGCACGACACCGCGCTCGCGGCTCGCTTCCGCCGGGGGTTGATCGAGCTCGGGCACTCGCCCGTGCCGGGTGATTCCGCCATCGTGGCCGTGCCGGGGCTCGGCGACCGGGGGCCGGAGCTGGCCCGTGCCGGGGTCGTCGTGTCGGCCCGCGCGGGGAACATGCGGGCCTCGTTCCACCTCTACAACTCGGAGGCGGACGTGGACAGGGCGCTCGACGTGCTGTCCGGCTGA
- a CDS encoding ectoine synthase, which translates to MIVRSLKAIEDTDRHVRAKSGTWESKRIVLAKEKVGFSLHETVLYAGTETSMWYANHIEAVLCVEGEAELTDDETGESHWIEPGTMYLLNGHERHTLRPKTDFRCVCVFNPPVTGREDHDENGVYPLLTEEG; encoded by the coding sequence GTGATCGTCCGTTCGCTCAAGGCCATCGAGGACACCGACCGGCATGTCAGGGCCAAATCGGGCACCTGGGAGAGCAAGCGCATCGTGCTCGCCAAGGAGAAGGTCGGCTTCTCACTGCACGAGACCGTGCTGTACGCGGGTACGGAGACGTCGATGTGGTATGCCAACCACATCGAGGCCGTGCTGTGCGTCGAGGGTGAGGCGGAACTCACCGACGACGAGACCGGCGAATCGCACTGGATCGAGCCCGGCACCATGTACCTGCTGAACGGCCACGAGCGTCACACACTGCGCCCCAAGACCGACTTCCGCTGTGTCTGCGTGTTCAACCCGCCCGTGACCGGACGGGAGGACCACGACGAGAACGGCGTCTACCCCCTGCTGACCGAGGAGGGCTGA
- the ectB gene encoding diaminobutyrate--2-oxoglutarate transaminase — protein sequence MTITPPALSVFETLESEVRSYCRGWPAVFDRAQGARLTDEDGHSYLDFFAGAGSLNYGHNNPVLKRALLDYLERDGITHGLDMATTAKRAFLESFQNIVLRPRDLPYKVMFPGPTGTNAVEAALKLARKVKGREAIVSFTNAFHGMSLGSLAVTGNAFKRAGAGIPLVHGTPMPFDNYFDGQVPDFLWFERLLEDQGSGLNKPAAVIVETVQGEGGVNVARAEWLRALADLCHRQDMLLIVDDIQMGCGRTGAFFSFEEAGITPDIVTLSKSISGYGLPMSLCLFAPELDIWEPGEHNGTFRGNNPAFVTAAAALDTYWADGQMEKQTIARSEQVEQTLLSIADENSAAGVHFRGRGLVWGMEFAEKSRASAVCARAFELGLLLETSGPESEVVKLLPPLTVTPDELDEGLSTLARAVRETA from the coding sequence GTGACCATCACCCCGCCCGCCCTGAGTGTCTTCGAGACCCTGGAGTCGGAGGTGCGCAGCTACTGCCGCGGTTGGCCCGCCGTGTTCGACCGTGCGCAGGGCGCCCGCCTCACCGACGAGGACGGCCACTCCTACCTCGACTTCTTCGCCGGCGCAGGGTCACTCAACTACGGGCACAACAACCCCGTGCTCAAACGCGCGCTGCTGGACTACCTGGAGCGCGACGGCATCACCCACGGCCTCGACATGGCGACGACGGCGAAGCGTGCCTTCCTGGAGTCGTTCCAGAACATCGTGCTGCGCCCGCGCGATCTGCCGTACAAGGTGATGTTCCCCGGCCCGACCGGCACCAACGCCGTGGAGGCCGCCCTCAAACTGGCCCGCAAGGTGAAGGGCCGCGAGGCGATCGTCTCGTTCACCAACGCGTTCCACGGGATGTCCCTCGGTTCGCTCGCCGTGACGGGCAACGCCTTCAAGCGGGCCGGCGCCGGCATACCGCTGGTCCACGGCACCCCGATGCCGTTCGACAACTACTTCGACGGTCAGGTACCGGACTTCCTGTGGTTCGAGCGGCTGCTGGAGGACCAGGGCTCCGGCCTCAACAAGCCCGCCGCAGTCATCGTCGAGACCGTGCAGGGCGAGGGCGGTGTCAACGTGGCGCGCGCCGAGTGGCTGCGGGCGCTGGCCGACCTGTGCCACCGCCAGGACATGCTGCTCATCGTGGACGACATCCAGATGGGCTGCGGCCGCACCGGCGCCTTCTTCTCCTTCGAGGAAGCGGGCATCACGCCGGACATCGTCACGCTGTCCAAGTCGATCAGCGGCTACGGGCTGCCCATGTCGCTGTGCCTGTTCGCGCCGGAGCTGGACATCTGGGAGCCGGGCGAGCACAACGGCACGTTCCGCGGCAACAACCCGGCCTTCGTGACCGCCGCCGCCGCGCTGGACACATACTGGGCCGACGGCCAGATGGAGAAGCAGACCATCGCCCGCAGCGAGCAGGTCGAGCAGACCCTGCTGTCGATCGCCGACGAGAACTCGGCGGCCGGGGTCCACTTCCGCGGTCGCGGGCTCGTCTGGGGCATGGAGTTCGCCGAGAAGAGCCGCGCGTCCGCCGTCTGCGCCCGCGCCTTCGAGCTGGGCCTGCTGCTGGAGACCTCGGGACCGGAGAGCGAGGTGGTCAAGCTGCTGCCGCCGCTCACCGTGACGCCCGACGAGCTGGACGAGGGTCTCAGCACGCTCGCCCGTGCCGTCCGCGAGACAGCCTGA
- a CDS encoding alkene reductase translates to MTTAFDPIDLSGTRLANRIAMAPMTRSRAFGPGLTPTGSTVEYYTQRASAGLIISEGIQPSVVGQGYPDTPGLYSAEQVAAWRLVTDAVHAEGGRIFAQLMHAGRIGHPDVLPGELVPVGPSAVAAEGQVFTHEGPKAIGTPRELTADEVRATIEDFAAAARRAVEAGFDGVELHGANGYLIHQFIAPNTNRRTDEWGGDAESRIRFAAEVTKAVAEAIGPERTAIRLSPTNPYNDIAEPLEEAERAYPALLRELDGLGLAYVHILEATPALRPLILDLRKEFSGTLVLNPATDGPTGHDALTLVEDGIADILAYGALFLANPDLPARLAAGGPYNTPDPATFFGGDEKGYTDYPALTG, encoded by the coding sequence ATGACCACCGCCTTCGACCCGATCGACCTGTCCGGCACCCGGCTCGCCAACCGCATCGCGATGGCCCCGATGACCCGCAGCCGCGCGTTCGGTCCCGGTCTCACGCCGACCGGATCGACCGTGGAGTACTACACCCAGCGCGCCTCGGCCGGGCTGATCATCTCCGAGGGGATCCAGCCGTCGGTCGTCGGTCAGGGCTACCCCGACACCCCCGGTCTGTACAGCGCGGAGCAGGTCGCGGCCTGGCGCCTGGTCACCGACGCCGTGCACGCCGAGGGCGGCCGGATCTTCGCGCAGCTGATGCACGCGGGCCGCATCGGCCACCCGGATGTGCTGCCCGGTGAGCTCGTACCGGTCGGCCCCTCCGCGGTTGCCGCCGAAGGCCAGGTGTTCACCCACGAAGGCCCCAAGGCCATCGGAACCCCGCGGGAGTTGACCGCCGACGAAGTGCGCGCCACCATCGAGGACTTCGCCGCCGCCGCGCGACGCGCCGTGGAGGCCGGCTTCGACGGGGTCGAACTGCACGGCGCCAACGGCTATCTCATCCACCAGTTCATCGCGCCGAACACCAACCGCCGCACCGACGAGTGGGGCGGCGACGCCGAGTCCAGGATCCGCTTCGCCGCCGAGGTCACCAAGGCCGTCGCCGAGGCCATCGGTCCCGAGCGCACGGCCATCCGGCTCTCGCCGACCAACCCGTACAACGACATCGCCGAGCCGCTGGAGGAGGCGGAGCGGGCCTATCCGGCGCTGCTCCGCGAGCTGGACGGGCTGGGTCTCGCGTATGTGCACATCCTGGAGGCCACCCCCGCGCTGCGCCCGCTGATCCTCGATCTGCGCAAGGAGTTCTCCGGCACCCTCGTCCTCAACCCCGCGACCGACGGGCCCACCGGCCACGACGCGCTCACCCTGGTCGAGGACGGGATCGCCGACATCCTGGCGTACGGCGCCCTCTTCCTCGCCAACCCGGACCTCCCGGCCAGGCTCGCGGCGGGCGGACCGTACAACACCCCCGACCCGGCCACCTTCTTCGGCGGGGACGAGAAGGGGTACACCGACTACCCCGCGCTCACCGGCTGA
- a CDS encoding aldehyde dehydrogenase (NADP(+)), whose amino-acid sequence MWSVDPRTGARREQVAVEATAEELDQVVRAAHAARAALADRGARAALLRTAAELLDEAGEHVIEAADAETALGPVRLTGELARTTAQLRAFAAAVDEGSFLDVRIDHPDADRTPPWPDLRRWRIPLGVVAVYAASNFPLAFSVPGGDTASALAAGCPVVIKAHPDHPATSELCLSVLRRAAHRVGLPEDLVSLVHGFDAGVELVRHPLVAAAGFTGSVRGGRVLFDAAAARPVPIPFHGELGSLNPVVVTRAAAAERAEAIGAGLAGSMTLGEGQFCTKPGFVLAPAGDAGDRLLKSLTEAVSETEPGVMLDHRMRDAFVAGVAERAALDGVETPVTPGAGGKHTVSAGFLTVPAGLMAAEGPHDLLLEECFGPVTVIARYESRAEIEAVIARLSGNLTATVHLGQDEADAEGAGYPAAAELLASLVPLAGRVLVDGWPTGVAVTPAQYHGGPYPAATSAFTSVGVTAIERWLRPVTYQSVPPALLPPELRDENPLGLPRLVDGRREGLES is encoded by the coding sequence GTGTGGAGCGTGGACCCCCGGACCGGGGCGCGGCGCGAACAAGTCGCGGTCGAGGCCACGGCCGAAGAGCTCGACCAGGTGGTGCGTGCCGCACACGCCGCCCGCGCCGCCCTCGCCGACCGTGGGGCCCGCGCCGCTCTGCTGCGCACCGCCGCCGAGCTGCTCGACGAGGCGGGCGAGCACGTCATCGAGGCCGCCGACGCCGAGACCGCCCTGGGCCCGGTGCGGCTCACCGGCGAACTTGCCCGGACCACAGCCCAGTTGCGGGCGTTCGCCGCTGCCGTGGACGAAGGGTCCTTCCTGGACGTCCGCATCGACCACCCTGATGCGGACCGCACCCCGCCCTGGCCGGATCTGCGCCGCTGGCGCATCCCGCTCGGAGTGGTCGCCGTCTACGCGGCGAGCAACTTCCCACTGGCCTTCTCGGTGCCCGGTGGCGACACCGCGAGTGCCCTCGCGGCCGGCTGCCCGGTCGTCATCAAGGCCCACCCCGACCACCCGGCCACCTCCGAACTGTGCCTGTCGGTGTTGCGGCGCGCCGCCCACCGGGTCGGCCTGCCCGAGGACCTCGTCTCCCTGGTGCACGGGTTCGACGCCGGTGTGGAGTTGGTGCGGCATCCGCTCGTGGCGGCCGCCGGGTTCACCGGTTCGGTACGCGGCGGGCGGGTGCTCTTCGACGCCGCCGCGGCCCGGCCCGTACCGATCCCGTTCCACGGCGAGCTCGGCTCGCTCAACCCGGTGGTGGTCACCAGGGCTGCGGCGGCCGAGCGGGCCGAGGCGATCGGCGCCGGCCTGGCCGGATCCATGACCCTGGGCGAAGGCCAGTTCTGCACCAAGCCCGGCTTCGTACTCGCGCCGGCGGGCGACGCGGGGGACAGGCTGCTGAAGTCCCTGACGGAGGCGGTGAGCGAGACCGAGCCCGGGGTGATGCTCGACCACCGGATGCGGGACGCCTTCGTCGCGGGCGTCGCCGAACGGGCCGCGTTGGACGGCGTCGAGACGCCTGTCACGCCCGGCGCCGGCGGGAAGCACACCGTCAGCGCGGGTTTCCTGACCGTACCGGCCGGGCTGATGGCCGCCGAGGGCCCGCACGACCTGCTCCTGGAGGAGTGCTTCGGCCCGGTCACCGTGATCGCCCGCTACGAGTCGCGTGCCGAGATCGAGGCCGTGATCGCCCGGCTGTCCGGCAACCTCACCGCGACCGTGCACCTCGGCCAGGACGAGGCGGACGCGGAGGGCGCCGGGTACCCCGCGGCGGCCGAGCTGCTCGCGTCGCTCGTGCCGCTCGCGGGCCGGGTCCTGGTCGACGGATGGCCGACCGGAGTGGCCGTCACTCCCGCTCAGTACCACGGCGGCCCCTACCCGGCGGCCACCTCCGCGTTCACTTCCGTGGGGGTCACCGCCATCGAGCGCTGGCTGCGGCCGGTCACCTATCAGTCCGTCCCGCCCGCGCTGCTCCCCCCTGAGTTGCGCGACGAGAACCCGCTCGGCCTGCCGCGCCTGGTCGACGGCCGACGGGAGGGTCTGGAAAGCTGA
- the thpD gene encoding ectoine hydroxylase has translation MTTAITDLYPTRGTTEAAVPRQDPVVWSAPGAPGPIAPSALQSYERDGFLAIEELITPAEVATYRAELNRLVSDPAVRADERSIIEPKSQDVRTVFEVHRISELFAGLVRDERVVGRARQILGSDVYVHQSRINVKPGFGASGFYWHSDFETWHAEDGLPRMRTVSVSIALTENFDTNGGLMIMPGSHRTFLGCAGETPKDNYKKSLQMQDAGTPSDEMLTAFADRHGIRLFTGKAGSATWFDCNAMHGSGDNITPYPRSNVFIVFNSVENTAEEPFAAPVPRPSFIGARDFTPVR, from the coding sequence ATGACCACCGCGATCACCGATCTCTACCCGACCCGCGGGACCACCGAGGCGGCCGTCCCCCGTCAGGACCCGGTCGTCTGGTCGGCGCCCGGCGCTCCCGGGCCGATCGCTCCGTCGGCCCTCCAGTCGTATGAACGTGACGGCTTCCTCGCCATCGAGGAGCTCATCACACCGGCCGAGGTGGCGACCTACCGCGCCGAGCTCAACCGGCTGGTCTCGGACCCGGCGGTCAGGGCCGACGAGCGCTCAATCATCGAGCCGAAGTCCCAGGACGTGCGCACCGTGTTCGAGGTGCACAGGATCAGCGAGCTGTTCGCCGGTCTGGTGCGCGATGAGCGGGTGGTCGGCCGGGCGCGCCAGATACTCGGCTCCGACGTGTACGTGCACCAGTCGCGGATCAACGTCAAGCCGGGCTTCGGAGCCTCGGGCTTCTACTGGCACTCGGACTTCGAGACCTGGCACGCCGAGGACGGGCTGCCCCGGATGCGGACCGTGTCGGTGTCGATCGCACTGACCGAGAACTTCGACACCAACGGCGGCCTGATGATCATGCCCGGGTCGCACAGGACGTTCCTCGGCTGCGCGGGCGAGACGCCGAAGGACAACTACAAGAAGTCGCTGCAGATGCAGGACGCGGGCACGCCGTCGGACGAGATGCTGACCGCGTTCGCCGACCGGCACGGCATCCGGCTGTTCACGGGCAAGGCCGGATCCGCGACCTGGTTCGACTGCAACGCGATGCACGGGTCGGGGGACAACATCACCCCGTATCCGCGCAGCAACGTCTTCATCGTGTTCAACAGCGTGGAGAACACGGCTGAAGAGCCGTTCGCGGCGCCGGTGCCCCGGCCTTCGTTCATCGGAGCCCGGGACTTCACCCCGGTGCGCTGA
- a CDS encoding DUF1349 domain-containing protein has translation MTEEITLPELPFPLRPYGPDAHWAYENGTLTGWAGARQDRFVPPTGESLAPVSDAPRLLGAPEGDFQLIARVKAGLGAAFDAGALYLQAAEREWAKLCLELSPDTPTISTVVTRGHSDDANSFVVDGDRAWLRISRTGGAFAFHASTDGVHWTFVRIFSLGTREQADAALVGFLVQSPVGEGCVAAFDHIEFRTSWPDGLRDGS, from the coding sequence GTGACCGAGGAGATCACCCTGCCGGAACTCCCCTTCCCGCTCCGTCCGTACGGCCCCGACGCCCACTGGGCGTACGAGAACGGCACGCTCACCGGCTGGGCGGGTGCCCGCCAGGACCGTTTCGTCCCGCCCACCGGCGAGTCCCTTGCCCCGGTCTCCGACGCGCCCCGCCTGCTCGGCGCACCCGAGGGCGACTTCCAGCTGATCGCCCGGGTGAAGGCAGGCCTCGGAGCAGCCTTCGACGCGGGCGCCCTCTATCTCCAAGCCGCCGAACGCGAATGGGCCAAGCTCTGCCTGGAACTGTCGCCGGACACCCCGACCATCAGCACGGTCGTCACCCGGGGCCACTCCGACGACGCCAACTCATTCGTGGTGGACGGCGATCGCGCCTGGCTCCGTATCAGCCGCACCGGCGGCGCCTTCGCCTTCCACGCGTCCACGGACGGCGTTCACTGGACCTTCGTCCGGATCTTCAGCCTGGGCACCCGTGAACAGGCCGACGCGGCGCTGGTCGGATTCCTGGTCCAGTCGCCGGTGGGCGAGGGCTGTGTCGCCGCCTTCGACCACATCGAGTTCCGCACGTCCTGGCCGGACGGACTGCGCGACGGGTCCTGA
- a CDS encoding IS110 family transposase: MAETDAEESEQGPELVERVAAIDIAKASGMVCTRVPHEDKPGRRVQRVWHVAATSGAILDLADHLICQGVTRVVMEATSTYWKPFFFLLEARGLECWLVNARDVKNVPGRPKTDRLDAVWLAKLAERGMLRASFVPPKPVRELRDLTRSRAVLTHERTRHKQRAEKLLEDAQIKLSSVISDIFGVSGRAMLEALIAGERSPRALADLAHGTIKASPQALQEALAGGFEEHHAFMLRMLLDTVDYLTMQIDKLTARITTRLTELSTTHDDRDGDRDDDRPGQGMLMPLTDVERLDEIPGVGPATAQVILAEIGTDMSVFPTADHLASWARLSPRTFQSGPKNTSGPAGKGNPWLRGALGEAAISAARTDTFLGARYRRIVKRRGHLKALVAVARSILVTVWHLLNDPTARYRDLGPDWHTKNLDPARKTRDLVRQLTALGHDVTLTPAGA, encoded by the coding sequence GTGGCGGAGACGGATGCCGAGGAGAGCGAGCAGGGACCGGAGCTGGTGGAGCGGGTCGCGGCGATCGATATCGCCAAGGCATCCGGGATGGTGTGCACCCGGGTGCCGCACGAGGACAAGCCCGGCCGGAGAGTACAGCGTGTGTGGCACGTGGCCGCGACCAGCGGCGCCATCCTGGATCTCGCGGACCACCTGATATGCCAGGGCGTCACCCGGGTGGTCATGGAAGCGACCTCGACGTACTGGAAGCCGTTCTTCTTTCTCCTGGAGGCGCGGGGGCTTGAATGCTGGCTGGTCAACGCGCGTGACGTGAAGAACGTGCCTGGCCGCCCGAAGACCGACAGGCTCGATGCGGTGTGGCTGGCCAAGCTCGCCGAACGCGGCATGCTCAGAGCCTCGTTCGTGCCGCCAAAGCCGGTGCGGGAGCTGCGGGACCTGACCCGTTCCCGCGCGGTCCTCACCCACGAGCGCACCCGGCACAAGCAGCGCGCGGAGAAGCTCCTGGAGGACGCGCAGATCAAGCTGTCCTCGGTGATCTCCGACATCTTCGGCGTCTCCGGCCGCGCGATGCTCGAGGCGCTGATCGCGGGCGAACGCAGCCCCAGGGCCCTGGCCGACCTGGCACACGGCACCATCAAAGCCAGCCCCCAGGCCCTTCAAGAGGCACTGGCGGGCGGGTTCGAGGAACACCACGCGTTCATGCTGCGGATGCTGCTGGACACCGTCGACTACCTCACCATGCAGATCGACAAGCTCACCGCCCGCATCACCACCCGTCTCACCGAGCTGTCCACGACCCACGACGACAGGGACGGTGACAGGGACGACGACCGGCCCGGTCAGGGCATGCTGATGCCGCTGACCGACGTCGAGCGCCTGGACGAGATCCCCGGGGTGGGACCGGCCACCGCCCAGGTCATCCTCGCCGAGATCGGCACCGACATGAGCGTGTTCCCCACCGCCGACCACCTGGCCTCCTGGGCCCGCCTATCCCCACGCACCTTCCAGTCCGGCCCGAAGAACACCTCCGGACCCGCCGGCAAAGGCAACCCCTGGCTGCGCGGAGCACTCGGCGAAGCCGCCATCTCCGCCGCCCGCACCGACACCTTCCTCGGCGCCCGCTACCGCCGCATCGTCAAACGCCGAGGCCACCTCAAAGCACTGGTCGCCGTCGCCCGCTCCATCCTGGTCACGGTCTGGCACCTCCTGAACGACCCCACCGCCCGCTACCGCGACCTCGGCCCCGACTGGCACACCAAGAACCTCGATCCCGCCCGCAAGACCCGCGACCTCGTCCGCCAGCTCACCGCCCTCGGCCACGACGTCACCCTCACCCCGGCAGGCGCCTGA
- a CDS encoding MarR family winged helix-turn-helix transcriptional regulator, whose amino-acid sequence MKPEANPETGAACTDGLLPLAARSGPVTHAVTRVARLHRMAAGKLLRQVGLYPGQEAVMMLLWQKGPVRQSELIKICELDPSTITKMLQRLEQSGHVRRRPDPADRRAVLVEATETSCALFTDVNRAWRELEEHTLAGLDPTERAELGRLLAKVEENLCPETFCGPEAGAQPDSTSSALSTSASEL is encoded by the coding sequence ATGAAACCCGAGGCCAACCCTGAGACCGGTGCCGCCTGCACCGACGGCCTGCTGCCGCTGGCCGCCCGGAGCGGCCCGGTGACCCATGCGGTCACCCGGGTGGCCCGGCTGCACCGGATGGCCGCCGGCAAGCTGCTGCGGCAGGTCGGGCTCTATCCCGGCCAGGAGGCCGTGATGATGCTGCTGTGGCAGAAGGGGCCGGTACGGCAGTCGGAGCTCATCAAGATCTGCGAGCTCGACCCCTCGACCATCACCAAGATGCTCCAGCGCCTCGAGCAGTCGGGGCATGTCCGCCGCAGACCCGACCCGGCCGACCGGCGTGCGGTGCTGGTCGAGGCGACGGAGACCAGCTGCGCGCTGTTCACCGATGTCAACCGGGCCTGGCGCGAGCTGGAGGAACACACCCTCGCCGGCCTTGACCCGACCGAGCGCGCCGAGCTCGGCCGGCTTCTGGCCAAGGTCGAGGAGAACCTCTGCCCGGAGACGTTCTGCGGCCCGGAGGCAGGGGCTCAGCCGGACAGCACGTCGAGCGCCCTGTCCACGTCCGCCTCCGAGTTGTAG
- the ectA gene encoding diaminobutyrate acetyltransferase: MTTALSIDSPRVEDGAAIWRIARDSEVLDLNSSYSYLLWCRDFAATSVVARGVDGEPIAFITGYIRPERPETLVVWQVAVDEAHRGRGLAGTLLEALATRGAAHGVRMIETTVTPDNTASDRLFASFAARRGASLEREVLFDGGLFPDGGHQPEVLYRIGPITPASG, from the coding sequence ATGACCACCGCATTGAGCATCGACAGCCCACGAGTGGAGGACGGAGCCGCGATCTGGCGAATTGCCCGCGACTCCGAGGTCCTGGACCTGAACTCCTCGTACAGCTATCTGCTGTGGTGCCGCGATTTCGCCGCGACATCCGTGGTGGCCCGCGGCGTGGACGGCGAACCGATCGCGTTCATCACCGGCTACATCCGGCCCGAGCGCCCGGAGACCCTGGTCGTCTGGCAGGTCGCCGTCGACGAGGCGCACCGGGGCCGCGGACTGGCCGGGACGCTCCTGGAGGCGCTCGCCACGCGGGGCGCCGCGCACGGTGTACGCATGATCGAGACCACCGTCACGCCCGACAACACCGCGTCCGACCGCCTCTTCGCCTCTTTCGCCGCCCGTCGGGGGGCGAGCCTGGAACGCGAGGTGCTCTTCGACGGCGGGCTGTTCCCCGACGGAGGTCACCAGCCGGAAGTGCTGTACCGAATCGGCCCGATCACGCCCGCCTCCGGCTGA